Proteins co-encoded in one Anaerobaca lacustris genomic window:
- a CDS encoding response regulator transcription factor, translating to MATVLIVEDDPAMMRGLEDNFRMTGYDVLTACDGPQGLETTLKERPDLVILDIMLPGINGYEVCSGIREKDLDMPIIMLTAKDRDSDVVLGLDVGADDYVRKPFSIRELLARANAFMRRRGMCEPTVYEFGGCRLDVRAATFQRQGQEIPLTPGQFRMLRLFLQKAGCPLSKDEIRTAVWGYSHFISTQDIDKTVAVLNDKIESDRTHRPLIEAVGQAGYRFDAGALMDIGTGERIKCHV from the coding sequence ATGGCAACGGTCCTGATTGTAGAAGACGACCCGGCGATGATGCGGGGTCTCGAAGACAACTTCCGAATGACCGGCTACGACGTGCTCACCGCCTGCGACGGGCCGCAGGGCCTGGAAACGACGTTGAAGGAGCGGCCCGATCTGGTTATTCTCGATATCATGCTGCCTGGAATCAACGGCTACGAAGTCTGCTCGGGCATCCGGGAAAAGGACCTGGACATGCCGATTATCATGCTGACGGCCAAAGACCGCGACAGCGACGTCGTGCTGGGCCTCGACGTCGGCGCCGATGACTACGTCCGCAAGCCGTTCAGCATCCGCGAGTTGCTGGCTCGGGCCAATGCGTTCATGCGGCGTCGCGGGATGTGCGAGCCGACGGTTTACGAGTTCGGCGGCTGCCGCCTCGACGTGCGCGCCGCCACGTTCCAACGGCAGGGCCAGGAGATTCCCCTGACCCCGGGACAGTTCAGGATGCTGCGGCTGTTCCTGCAGAAGGCGGGCTGCCCGTTGTCCAAAGACGAGATTCGCACGGCTGTATGGGGATACTCGCATTTCATCTCCACACAAGACATCGACAAGACGGTCGCCGTATTGAACGACAAGATCGAATCCGATCGAACGCACCGGCCTCTTATCGAAGCGGTCGGCCAAGCGGGATACCGATTTGACGCCGGGGCGTTGATGGATATCGGAACCGGAGAAAGGATCAAGTGTCACGTGTGA
- a CDS encoding type II secretion system protein, producing the protein MGRHRDGFTLVELLVVVSIICLLMSLSLPALTQARRQAEQVHCLANQHQLMLAWLLYAPDHDDELCPPDRWPARLRSYLQSEDVLLCKTDDDGNPANSYGLSNTMGGEKRDGVVPFARLHQVSGPSAKMVFIDKERRCSDCFWPLVLDDNRWLWRPWSVPFGLQGLTNRHRNGCNVSFADGHGEWIHWKDDRTRKLIQGRIADVEEASIDNPDLESMIEALTVRRTPDPNVPAGPSVPMAEEGD; encoded by the coding sequence ATGGGACGGCATCGAGATGGATTCACCCTTGTGGAATTGCTGGTTGTGGTTTCGATTATCTGCCTTCTCATGTCGTTGTCACTGCCGGCCCTGACCCAGGCGCGCCGCCAGGCGGAACAGGTGCACTGTCTGGCGAACCAGCACCAACTGATGCTGGCGTGGCTGCTGTATGCCCCGGACCATGACGATGAACTCTGCCCGCCCGACCGCTGGCCGGCGCGCCTCCGATCCTACCTCCAGTCGGAGGACGTCTTGCTCTGCAAGACCGATGATGACGGCAACCCGGCCAATTCGTACGGCCTGTCGAATACGATGGGGGGCGAGAAACGTGACGGGGTCGTCCCCTTCGCGCGGCTGCACCAGGTCTCCGGCCCCAGTGCGAAGATGGTCTTCATCGACAAGGAACGCCGCTGCTCGGATTGTTTCTGGCCGCTGGTGCTGGACGACAACCGGTGGCTGTGGCGCCCGTGGTCCGTGCCGTTCGGATTGCAGGGCCTGACCAACCGGCACCGCAACGGGTGCAACGTGTCGTTCGCCGACGGGCACGGCGAATGGATTCACTGGAAGGACGATCGCACTCGGAAGCTGATCCAGGGTCGGATCGCTGACGTGGAGGAGGCCTCGATCGACAACCCCGACCTCGAATCGATGATCGAGGCGCTGACGGTACGTCGCACCCCCGATCCCAATGTGCCGGCGGGGCCTTCCGTCCCCATGGCCGAAGAAGGAGACTGA
- a CDS encoding response regulator transcription factor produces the protein METILIVEDDPTMLRGLKDNFEFHNYRVLTAEDGEAGLNAALDARPDLILLDLMLPKINGYEVCRLIRKEKLDMPIIMLTAKGEESDIVLGLNLGADDYVTKPFSIKELLARTEALLRRTRSVEPEVYRFGDCTLDIAARKLTRGQEEIKLSPKEFKLLELFAKKPGRALSRDEILNLVWGYDSISGPRTIDRFVTTLRNKIEPDPHNPVYIHTLREIGYKFDPPA, from the coding sequence ATGGAAACCATCCTGATCGTTGAGGACGACCCCACGATGTTGCGGGGTCTCAAGGACAATTTCGAGTTTCACAACTATCGCGTTCTCACGGCCGAGGACGGCGAGGCCGGTCTGAACGCGGCGCTGGATGCCCGGCCCGATCTGATCCTGCTGGACCTGATGCTGCCGAAGATCAACGGTTACGAGGTCTGCCGACTGATCCGCAAGGAGAAGCTGGACATGCCCATCATCATGCTGACGGCCAAGGGCGAGGAGTCTGACATCGTTCTGGGCCTGAACCTCGGGGCCGACGACTACGTCACCAAGCCGTTCAGCATCAAGGAGCTTCTGGCCCGCACCGAGGCCCTGTTGCGGCGGACGCGCTCGGTCGAGCCGGAGGTCTATCGGTTCGGCGACTGCACGCTGGACATCGCCGCCCGCAAGCTGACCCGCGGTCAGGAGGAGATCAAGCTGTCGCCCAAGGAGTTCAAGCTGCTGGAGTTGTTCGCCAAGAAGCCGGGACGGGCGCTGAGCCGCGATGAGATCCTCAATCTCGTCTGGGGCTATGATTCGATCTCCGGCCCGCGCACGATCGACCGCTTCGTCACCACCCTGCGCAACAAGATCGAACCCGATCCCCACAACCCCGTCTACATCCACACCCTCCGCGAAATCGGCTACAAATTCGACCCACCCGCATAG
- a CDS encoding peptide chain release factor 3 translates to MDNAAIVTTDRLGRDQIARRRTFAIVSHPDAGKTTLTEKFLLYGGALQLAGSVTARKNLRATTSDWMELEKQRGISISSTVLQFDYRGYRINLLDTPGHKDFSEDTYRVLTAVDAAVMVIDAGKGIESQTRKLFEVCRRRGVPIFTFMNKLDRPTLDPLTLLDELESVLGIAAYPMNWPLGTGFGFKGVWDRRTRMAHLYERTERGAYRAPVLTTGLSDPVVRDRLNDDDVYRTTCEEIEMLEGAGAAFDPAAVLAGRTTPVYFGSAINNFGVQLLLDGFLEHSAAPGPRMTQTGLIAPTHRPFSAFVFKIQANMDPRHRDRIAFVRVVSGKFERDMTVTHVRTGKAVRLSNAAKLFGREREIIEEAWPGDVVGIVGNAHFAIGDTLTEDPAIVYDEIPRFAPECFAYLENPVASDFKRFAKGLAQLLQEGVIQSFELAEAGRRAPLLGAVGPLQFEIVKYRLESEYGVASEVRGAPWTVTRWLDPAASRENLLVPTGACLASDAQGNPVLLCVDDWQLRYFQDRNHHVQVSDQPFTPDSDRDSVALSVG, encoded by the coding sequence ATGGACAATGCCGCTATTGTGACAACCGACCGGCTCGGACGCGACCAGATCGCCCGACGCCGAACCTTCGCCATCGTCTCGCACCCGGACGCGGGCAAGACCACGCTGACCGAGAAGTTCCTGCTCTACGGCGGGGCGCTGCAACTGGCCGGCTCGGTCACCGCCAGGAAGAACCTCCGCGCCACCACCAGCGACTGGATGGAGCTGGAGAAGCAGCGCGGCATCTCGATCAGCTCGACCGTGCTCCAGTTCGACTATCGCGGCTACCGGATCAACCTGCTCGACACGCCGGGCCACAAGGACTTCTCCGAGGACACCTACCGCGTCCTGACGGCGGTCGATGCAGCGGTCATGGTCATCGACGCGGGCAAGGGCATCGAGAGCCAGACCCGAAAGCTCTTTGAGGTCTGTCGACGACGGGGCGTGCCGATCTTCACGTTCATGAACAAGCTCGACCGCCCGACGCTCGACCCGCTGACGCTGCTGGACGAGTTGGAAAGCGTCCTGGGCATCGCGGCGTACCCGATGAACTGGCCGCTGGGCACCGGCTTCGGGTTCAAAGGCGTCTGGGACCGGCGTACGCGGATGGCCCACCTTTACGAACGCACCGAACGCGGGGCCTATCGGGCGCCCGTGCTGACGACGGGCCTGTCGGACCCGGTCGTGCGGGACCGCCTCAACGACGACGACGTCTATCGCACCACGTGTGAGGAGATCGAGATGCTCGAAGGCGCTGGCGCCGCCTTCGATCCGGCCGCGGTGCTCGCCGGGCGGACCACGCCGGTGTACTTCGGAAGTGCGATCAACAACTTCGGCGTGCAGCTTCTGCTGGACGGGTTCCTGGAACATTCGGCTGCGCCCGGACCCCGAATGACCCAGACCGGCTTGATCGCCCCGACGCACCGGCCGTTCTCCGCTTTCGTATTCAAGATCCAGGCCAACATGGACCCCAGGCACCGCGACCGCATCGCCTTCGTCCGCGTGGTTTCCGGCAAGTTCGAGCGCGACATGACCGTGACTCACGTGCGCACCGGCAAGGCCGTACGTCTGTCCAACGCCGCCAAGCTCTTCGGACGCGAGCGGGAGATCATCGAAGAGGCCTGGCCCGGCGACGTCGTCGGCATCGTCGGCAACGCCCACTTCGCCATCGGCGACACGCTCACGGAAGATCCGGCCATCGTCTACGACGAGATCCCGCGCTTCGCCCCGGAGTGTTTTGCCTATCTGGAAAATCCGGTTGCCTCCGACTTCAAGCGGTTCGCCAAAGGGCTGGCCCAGTTGCTCCAGGAGGGCGTGATCCAATCGTTCGAGCTGGCCGAGGCCGGCCGCCGTGCGCCGCTGCTGGGAGCGGTCGGGCCGCTCCAGTTCGAGATCGTCAAGTACCGGCTCGAAAGCGAGTACGGCGTTGCCTCCGAAGTTCGCGGCGCACCGTGGACGGTGACCCGCTGGCTCGATCCGGCGGCGTCGCGAGAGAACCTGCTGGTCCCCACCGGGGCCTGCCTGGCGTCCGATGCCCAAGGCAATCCCGTGCTGCTGTGCGTCGACGACTGGCAACTGCGCTATTTCCAGGACCGCAACCACCATGTGCAGGTCAGCGACCAGCCTTTTACCCCCGATAGCGATCGCGACTCCGTTGCGTTGTCCGTCGGATAA
- a CDS encoding type II secretion system protein, with the protein MDTKKAFTLVELLVVIAIISIIMRTYISDHDGAVDERTIRRGPSSCRL; encoded by the coding sequence ATGGATACGAAGAAGGCATTTACGCTCGTGGAACTCCTGGTGGTCATCGCGATCATCAGCATCATCATGAGGACCTACATCAGCGATCACGACGGGGCGGTGGACGAACGAACGATCCGGCGGGGACCCTCAAGCTGCCGTCTCTGA
- a CDS encoding sugar-binding protein — MRRKPFTIVLLVLVGLVGAIALAKSASVLLREGLYAEEVEGDLDAAIGVYRQIVADASAPREQVAQALYRLGMCHMKRKDELEARAAFSKLAADYGDQTQLIEKVRPLLEELGNADPAALMPPGTVAYVEIGSPGKQIETILNMLKDTPFENPLAMIGHGSSGESMGPQQIISSLLNPSMMAEFKKIRGMGIGIAEIAQNNPPTIVVLYPGKSDALRGIIQMALGFVGRPAQAIEGMTTLSFGDSGGAAYDDTVIIVTSPSPKGAELLQWSVKQYKGLIKEPSLASSNKSFARISKKARQDNMLTVWVNADEAYQALQKILPADAMPAQFRMADGMADFKNIDDLIASLSIRPTGLALDANVHLKDGHNCLAYNLIRTPHLNVGALNVVPSDAIALFSVALGRSDTAQAQAAGEQIKNVTGLDIGRELFDNIEQVTLFAVPFHKPTEQLSDDIPPQVKSFGLAITSVNPQQTHQILSSVLRAVNVVIDETQPAGGRFDFTLPNYQKFFGYMDEASKTTILSLNSNLVEASVAAMKQRSGVRSGPLQGALQTLPETTSKLVAVNVAGAVQFAAANMDLPEGEVADQVREALAQLAQASAKTTVRLQTSEEANSFGVRLSIDDLPPIPQLIGPISQIADGMSQVHGRHDQWSMQPVLSAGIAPTDRAPVIDGKIDDSWAKAQAYKLEHSLYDPVSGDSDCSAWFKTLYDKGHLYVLVEVADDDLRSDSAEFWLDDGVEIFIDADNSRSGAYDDNDYQYYFKWHPSSPVMGESKHEKTDGVEFAFAGTDAGYRLEVRFPWATLGATPSPGTTIGFDVQVNDDDGGGDRNSKIAWNAMQDDAWQNTRAFGVAQPLGLVAWWKLDEKDGRTAADSSGNGRHATVQGNPTWQPTGGKIGGAIALGGDGDFLDVADESFFDFMGGVTVAAWINVSQFDRPWQAIVSKGDNAWRIQRNNEADTLEFACTGLDIPGGNDYGSLFGTRAITPGRWHHVAGVYDGSRMSLYVDGVLDASQQATGIVNTNDVRVQIGANTDMQDRFWNGMIDEVRLYNYGLDAGAIAGLAGQ; from the coding sequence ATGAGAAGAAAGCCGTTCACCATCGTGTTGCTGGTGCTCGTCGGGCTGGTCGGCGCGATCGCTCTGGCCAAGTCGGCGTCGGTCCTGCTGCGCGAGGGCCTGTACGCCGAGGAGGTCGAAGGCGATCTCGACGCCGCCATCGGCGTGTACCGGCAGATCGTCGCCGACGCCTCGGCGCCGCGGGAGCAGGTGGCCCAGGCCCTGTACCGCTTGGGTATGTGCCACATGAAGCGAAAGGACGAGCTGGAGGCCAGGGCGGCCTTCAGCAAGCTGGCCGCCGACTACGGCGATCAGACCCAGCTCATCGAGAAGGTCCGGCCCCTGCTGGAGGAGCTGGGCAACGCCGATCCGGCGGCTCTGATGCCTCCCGGGACCGTGGCCTACGTCGAGATCGGCAGTCCGGGCAAGCAGATCGAGACCATCCTGAACATGCTCAAGGACACGCCGTTCGAGAACCCGCTGGCCATGATCGGGCACGGTTCGTCCGGCGAGTCGATGGGGCCGCAGCAGATCATCAGCTCGCTGCTGAACCCCAGCATGATGGCCGAGTTCAAGAAGATTCGCGGCATGGGCATCGGCATCGCCGAGATCGCCCAAAACAACCCGCCGACAATCGTCGTGCTGTACCCCGGCAAGAGCGACGCCCTGCGCGGGATCATTCAGATGGCGTTGGGCTTCGTCGGCCGGCCGGCCCAGGCAATCGAAGGGATGACAACGTTGTCGTTCGGAGACAGCGGAGGCGCCGCGTATGACGACACCGTGATCATCGTGACCAGCCCGAGCCCGAAGGGCGCCGAGTTGCTTCAATGGTCGGTCAAGCAGTACAAGGGCCTCATCAAGGAGCCGTCGCTGGCCTCCAGCAACAAGTCCTTCGCGAGGATCAGCAAGAAGGCCCGGCAGGACAACATGTTGACCGTCTGGGTCAACGCCGACGAGGCCTACCAGGCCCTGCAAAAGATCCTCCCGGCCGACGCGATGCCGGCGCAGTTTCGCATGGCCGACGGCATGGCCGACTTCAAGAACATCGACGACCTCATCGCGTCGTTGTCGATCCGCCCGACGGGCCTGGCGCTGGACGCCAACGTCCATCTCAAGGACGGACACAACTGCCTGGCGTACAACCTGATCCGCACGCCCCATCTCAACGTCGGGGCGTTGAACGTCGTGCCGTCGGACGCGATCGCGCTGTTCAGCGTGGCCCTGGGCCGGTCGGACACGGCGCAGGCACAGGCGGCCGGCGAGCAGATCAAGAACGTTACGGGCCTGGACATCGGCCGAGAGCTGTTCGACAACATCGAGCAGGTCACGCTGTTCGCCGTGCCGTTCCACAAGCCCACCGAGCAACTGAGCGACGACATCCCGCCTCAGGTCAAGTCGTTCGGCCTGGCGATCACCAGCGTCAATCCGCAGCAGACCCACCAGATCCTCAGCTCGGTACTGCGTGCGGTCAACGTGGTCATCGACGAGACGCAGCCGGCCGGCGGGCGATTCGATTTTACCCTGCCCAACTATCAGAAGTTTTTCGGGTATATGGATGAGGCAAGCAAGACCACGATTCTGTCGCTGAATTCCAATCTCGTCGAGGCGTCCGTCGCCGCGATGAAGCAGCGCAGCGGCGTCAGAAGCGGTCCGTTGCAAGGTGCCTTGCAGACATTGCCCGAGACGACGAGCAAGCTGGTCGCAGTGAACGTGGCCGGGGCGGTGCAGTTCGCAGCGGCGAACATGGACCTTCCGGAGGGCGAGGTCGCGGACCAGGTCCGCGAAGCGCTCGCTCAACTGGCCCAGGCCAGCGCGAAGACCACGGTGCGCTTGCAGACCAGCGAAGAGGCCAACAGCTTCGGCGTCCGCCTGAGCATCGACGATCTGCCGCCGATCCCGCAGCTCATCGGCCCGATCTCCCAGATCGCCGACGGCATGTCGCAGGTCCACGGTCGCCACGACCAGTGGAGCATGCAGCCGGTGCTCTCGGCGGGCATTGCACCGACCGACCGTGCGCCGGTCATCGACGGCAAGATAGACGATTCCTGGGCCAAAGCCCAGGCGTACAAGCTGGAGCACAGCCTCTATGACCCGGTCTCGGGCGACAGCGATTGCTCGGCCTGGTTCAAAACCCTCTACGACAAGGGCCATCTCTACGTCCTGGTCGAGGTCGCCGACGACGACCTGCGCAGCGATTCGGCCGAGTTCTGGCTCGACGACGGCGTGGAGATCTTCATCGACGCCGACAACAGCCGGTCGGGGGCCTATGACGACAACGACTATCAGTACTACTTCAAATGGCACCCCAGCTCGCCGGTCATGGGCGAGTCGAAACACGAAAAGACCGACGGTGTGGAGTTCGCCTTCGCCGGGACGGACGCCGGCTACCGCCTGGAGGTCCGGTTCCCCTGGGCCACGCTGGGCGCGACCCCGTCGCCCGGCACGACCATCGGGTTCGACGTGCAGGTCAACGACGATGACGGCGGCGGCGACCGCAACTCCAAGATCGCCTGGAACGCCATGCAGGACGACGCCTGGCAGAACACCCGGGCCTTCGGCGTCGCCCAGCCGCTCGGACTGGTCGCCTGGTGGAAGCTCGACGAGAAGGACGGCAGGACCGCGGCAGACAGCTCCGGCAACGGTCGCCATGCGACTGTCCAGGGCAATCCGACGTGGCAGCCGACCGGCGGCAAGATCGGCGGTGCAATCGCGCTCGGCGGCGACGGTGATTTCCTTGATGTTGCCGACGAATCCTTCTTCGACTTCATGGGCGGCGTCACCGTAGCCGCGTGGATCAACGTGAGCCAATTCGACAGGCCGTGGCAGGCCATCGTCAGCAAGGGTGACAACGCATGGCGTATTCAGCGAAACAACGAAGCCGACACGCTCGAATTTGCGTGTACGGGTCTCGATATCCCGGGCGGCAATGACTATGGCAGCCTCTTCGGAACTCGGGCCATTACGCCGGGTCGGTGGCACCACGTTGCCGGCGTCTACGACGGCTCGAGGATGTCCCTCTATGTCGATGGCGTCCTGGATGCATCGCAGCAAGCAACAGGTATCGTCAACACCAACGATGTACGCGTTCAGATCGGGGCGAACACCGATATGCAGGATCGCTTCTGGAACGGGATGATCGACGAGGTCCGCCTCTACAACTATGGCCTTGACGCCGGGGCGATTGCGGGGTTGGCGGGCCAATGA
- a CDS encoding sensor histidine kinase produces the protein MPKRLKLNADSGQYRWAVSLLAVAVVLPTVCLLWFMTEAIDNERFVIRQKLVLFHTDQLEKARRTADGDWARRCRRLEDDNDAHPYRRLVEIVAQGGCDAVLMYDPSGRRLYPVLSTEADRTGGPSDVLADAWQLEFVDRDYAGAAERYEQHALSASGYRRRLAEWVGKAPPLDDRGLLDALIGQARCLAKLDRMAEAIAVCRQVAFSPLADGADVGVLSRIANARLLMLGWMRDRRQYDGLLEETFSGLLDMLYQPNQAGASLPADQNLFLARKAMDIVGQSPRLQSHRRQIGGAPLERLVEFEARSLALADRFAASSDLDAWEPGRLQPLEAADDNAYGLLHRSERSVCFALLSGQTVHAALGEFIGSFQSDAVECRITDDAGRLIVGPDEPRTEPFVAGPIGVYLPNWRIELFFREGDVLDRAAGERIAVYTWTGTLVIVLILISGAFAARAIGKQVKLNRLKNDFIATVTHELKTPLASMRVLVDTLLEGHYRDSQQVTDYLQLISKENGRLSRLIDNFLTFSRMERNKQAFQMRQTSPAVIARNAAEAVRTRFDKPSCHFEVEITEDLPDVTADPDAMVTVLVNLLDNAYKYSRDDKHIALHVTSEDHSVHFAVSDNGVGVPRRALKRIFKRFYQADRTLSRRAEGCGLGLSIARFIVDAHGGTIRVESRLDHGSTFTVTLPAKG, from the coding sequence GTGCCCAAACGCCTGAAGCTCAATGCGGATTCCGGCCAGTATCGGTGGGCGGTATCGCTGCTTGCGGTGGCAGTGGTGCTGCCCACCGTCTGCCTGCTCTGGTTCATGACCGAAGCAATCGACAACGAGCGGTTCGTGATCCGCCAGAAGCTCGTCCTGTTCCATACCGACCAGCTCGAAAAGGCGCGGCGTACGGCCGACGGCGACTGGGCCCGACGCTGCCGACGGCTCGAAGACGATAATGACGCTCATCCGTATCGCCGTCTGGTGGAGATCGTCGCCCAGGGCGGCTGCGATGCGGTGTTGATGTACGATCCATCGGGCCGGCGTCTGTATCCCGTGCTTTCAACCGAGGCCGACCGCACAGGCGGTCCGTCCGATGTTCTGGCTGACGCCTGGCAGTTGGAATTCGTCGATCGCGATTACGCCGGGGCCGCCGAACGCTACGAGCAGCACGCGCTGTCGGCGAGCGGGTATCGCCGGCGTCTGGCCGAATGGGTCGGCAAGGCCCCGCCTCTCGACGATCGCGGGCTGCTCGACGCCCTGATCGGACAGGCCCGCTGTCTGGCCAAGCTCGACCGGATGGCTGAGGCCATCGCCGTGTGCCGACAGGTCGCCTTCAGTCCCTTGGCCGACGGCGCCGACGTCGGGGTCCTTTCGCGGATCGCCAACGCCCGACTGCTCATGCTCGGCTGGATGCGTGACCGCAGGCAATACGACGGACTGCTCGAAGAGACGTTCTCCGGGCTCCTCGACATGCTCTATCAGCCGAACCAGGCGGGTGCGTCGCTGCCGGCCGACCAGAATCTCTTCCTCGCGCGCAAGGCGATGGACATCGTCGGCCAAAGCCCGCGGCTCCAATCGCACCGACGGCAGATTGGCGGCGCGCCGCTGGAAAGACTGGTCGAATTCGAGGCACGATCTCTGGCGTTGGCCGACCGCTTTGCGGCGTCGAGCGACCTGGACGCATGGGAACCGGGCCGATTGCAACCGCTGGAAGCGGCGGACGACAACGCCTACGGCCTTCTTCACAGGTCCGAGCGGTCGGTCTGCTTTGCCCTGCTCTCGGGGCAGACGGTGCATGCGGCGTTGGGCGAATTCATCGGCAGCTTTCAGAGTGACGCCGTCGAATGCCGCATCACCGACGATGCCGGCCGGCTGATCGTGGGCCCGGACGAGCCTCGGACCGAGCCGTTTGTCGCCGGACCGATCGGCGTGTACTTACCCAACTGGCGGATCGAGTTGTTCTTCAGAGAAGGCGACGTGCTCGACCGGGCCGCCGGCGAGCGCATCGCCGTCTACACCTGGACGGGCACGCTCGTAATCGTGCTGATCCTCATCTCCGGGGCCTTCGCGGCCCGGGCCATCGGCAAGCAGGTCAAGCTCAACCGGCTCAAGAACGATTTCATCGCCACCGTAACCCACGAACTGAAGACGCCCCTGGCCTCGATGCGCGTCCTCGTCGACACGCTGCTGGAGGGTCACTACCGGGATTCGCAGCAGGTGACCGACTATCTGCAACTGATCTCGAAGGAGAACGGGCGGCTCAGCCGGTTGATCGACAACTTCCTGACCTTCTCGCGGATGGAGCGCAACAAACAGGCGTTTCAGATGCGCCAAACCTCTCCGGCTGTCATCGCGCGCAACGCGGCCGAGGCGGTCCGCACCAGGTTCGACAAGCCCTCCTGCCATTTCGAGGTGGAGATCACCGAGGACCTTCCCGACGTCACAGCCGATCCGGATGCGATGGTCACGGTTTTGGTCAATCTGCTGGACAACGCCTACAAGTACTCGCGCGACGACAAGCACATCGCGCTGCATGTCACGAGCGAGGATCATTCGGTGCATTTTGCCGTCTCGGACAACGGCGTGGGCGTCCCGCGTCGGGCTCTCAAGCGGATCTTCAAGCGGTTCTATCAGGCCGACCGGACGCTGTCGCGCCGCGCCGAGGGCTGCGGCCTGGGCCTGAGCATCGCCCGGTTCATCGTCGACGCCCACGGCGGAACGATCCGCGTCGAAAGCCGGCTGGACCACGGAAGCACGTTCACCGTCACCCTGCCCGCGAAGGGCTGA